The following proteins are co-located in the Castanea sativa cultivar Marrone di Chiusa Pesio chromosome 8, ASM4071231v1 genome:
- the LOC142607648 gene encoding copper-transporting ATPase HMA4-like has translation MEVNGKDDLNAPLLKSLDDFVVDIPQPTNNKERKIRTVKFKIGEIKCASCSTTVESLLQQLDGIESAVVSPLQGLAAINYIPELIKVKKIKEAIEEAGFPVDEFPEQDISVCRLRIKGMACTSCSESIERALQMVDGVKTAVVGLALEEAKVHFDPNLTDTDCIIEAIEDAGFGAELISSENDANKVHLTVEGVNSPEDLTIIRSSLESVVGVTHVDMNLEEKKITVAYDPDLTGPRSLINCIKEAGNGSQSYNASLFVAPIRREAEQQQEIRMYRDQFFLSCIFSVPVFVFSMLLPMLPPYGNWLDYKIHNMLTIGILLRWILCTPVQFIIGRRFYVGSYYALRRKSANMDVLVALGTNAAYFYSMYIVIKALTSDKFEGQDFFETSAMLISFILLGKYLEVLAKGKTSDALSKLTDLAPDTAHLLTLDNDGNVVSEEEISTQLLQKNDIIKIVPGAKVPVDGIVIDGQSHVNESMITGEAIPIAKRPGDKVIGGTMNENGCLLVKATHVGSETALSQIVQLVEAAQLARAPVQKLADKISRFFVPTVVAAAFLTWLGWFITGQAGLYPEYWIPEATNKFELALQFGISVLVVACPCALGLATPTAVMVATGKGASQGVLIKGGNALEKAHKVKTVVFDKTGTLTVGKPEVVSAVPFSGYSMEEFCDLATAAEVNSEHPMAKAVVEHAKRYRQKIGSHTKHLTEVKDFEVHTGAGVSGKVGDATVLVGNKRLMRACKVPIGPQVDDYISKNEQLARTCVLVAIDGKVAGAFAVTDPVKPEAKLVISYLRSMSISSVMVTGDNLATATAIANEVGIDKVFAETDPLGKADKIKELQMKGMAVAMVGDGINDSPALAAADVGMAIGAGTDVAIEAADIVLIKSNLEDVVTAIDLSRKTMSRIRLNYVWALGYNILGMPIAAGILFPFTGIRLPPWLAGACMAASSISVVCSSLLLQSYKKPLHARMP, from the exons ATGGAGGTTAACGGGAAGGATGATCTTAATGCACCACTATTGAAGTCTTTGGATGATTTTGTGGTTGATATCCCTCAACCAACTAAcaacaaagaaaggaaaattagGACGGTTAAGTTTAAAATAGGGGAAATCAAGTGTGCATCATGTTCAACAACTGTAGAATCTTTGCTGCAACAGCTTGATGGGATTGAGAGTGCTGTTGTTTCACCACTTCAAGGCCTTGCTGCCATCAATTATATTCCAGAGCTCATCAAG gtaaaaaaaatcaaggaagcAATAGAAGAAGCAGGTTTTCCAGTTGATGAGTTTCCAGAACAAGACATATCAGTATGCAGACTTAGGATTAAAGGAATGGCATGCACTAGCTGCTCTGAGTCTATTGAGCGTGCCCTTCAAATGGTTGATGGAGTGAAAACAGCAGTGGTTGGTCTGGCCCTTGAAGAAGCAAAGGTCCACTTTGATCCTAACCTCACTGATACTGATTGCATCATTGAAGCAATTGAAGATGCAGGGTTTGGAGCTGAACTCATTAGCTCGGAAAATGATGCAAACAAAGTGCATTTGACAGTTGAAGGAGTTAATTCTCCAGAAGATTTGACCATTATTCGTTCCTCGCTTGAGTCAGTTGTAGGTGTGACTCATGTTGATATGAacttggaagaaaaaaagattactgTTGCCTATGACCCAGACCTCACTGGTCCAAGGTCTCTTATTAATTGCATTAAAGAAGCTGGAAATGGCTCCCAATCATACAATGCAAGCTTGTTTGTTGCTCCAATTCGAAGAGAAGCTGAGCAGCAGCAGGAAATTCGGATGTATAGGGACCAGTTTTTCTTGAGCTGCATATTTTCAGTTCCAGTATTTGTATTCTCCATGTTACTCCCGATGCTTCCTCCTTATGGGAACTGGTTGGATTACAAGATTCACAACATGCTCACCATTGGGATACTTCTAAGGTGGATTCTTTGTACACCTGTGCAGTTCATCATTGGTCGAAG GTTTTATGTGGGATCATATTATGCTTTGAGACGGAAATCAGCTAACATGGATGTTCTAGTTGCTCTAGGCACCAATGCCGCATATTTTTACTCCATGTATATAGTGATAAAAGCATTGACTTCGGACAAATTTGAGGGGCAGGATTTCTTTGAAACAAGTGCCATGTTGATATCCTTCATTCTCTTAGGGAAATATCTGGAAGTTCTGGCTAAAGGAAAGACATCAGATGCTTTATCAAAGTTGACTGACCTTGCTCCTGATACAGCTCATCTGTTGACATTAGACAATGATGGAAATGTTGTCTCTGAGGAAGAAATTAGCACTCAgttattacaaaaaaatgacataattaAGATTGTTCCAGGTGCAAAAGTTCCTGTTGATGGCATTGTTATCGATGGGCAAAGCCATGTTAATGAAAGCATGATTACAGGAGAGGCAATACCCATTGCTAAAAGACCTGGTGACAAG GTTATTGGTGGCACTATGAATGAGAACGGATGCTTACTGGTTAAGGCCACTCATGTTGGGTCAGAGACTGCACTTTCCCAAATTGTTCAACTTGTTGAAGCAGCACAGCTTGCCAGAGCTCCTGTTCAGAAACTAGCAGACAAGATATCGAGGTTTTTTGTTCCTACA GTTGTTGCTGCAGCCTTTTTAACATGGCTGGGATGGTTTATCACTGGACAAGCTGGCCTTTATCCTGAATATTGGATACCAGAAGCAACTAATAAATTTGAGCTTGCCCTGCAGTTTGGTATTTCCGTGCTAGTGGTTGCCTGCCCGTGTGCTCTGGGACTAGCAACCCCTACAGCAGTCATGGTTGCCACAGGGAAGGGTGCTTCACAAGGTGTGCTTATAAAGGGAGGAAATGCACTTGAAAAGGCTCATAAG GTGAAAACAGTTGTTTTTGATAAAACAGGGACACTGACAGTTGGAAAACCAGAAGTAGTCAGTGCAGTGCCCTTTTCCGGTTACTCCATGGAGGAGTTTTGTGATTTGGCTACCGCTGCAGAG GTAAACAGTGAGCATCCTATGGCAAAAGCTGTGGTGGAACATGCTAAGAGATACCGTCAAAAGATTGGGTCCCACACAAAGCATCTCACAGAGGTGAAGGACTTTGAGGTGCACACAGGAGCGGGCGTTAGTGGCAAAGTCGGTGATGCAACAGTTTTGGTTGGGAACAAGAGGCTGATGCGAGCTTGTAAAGTCCCAATTGGTCCTCAGGTTGAtgattatatttcaaaaaatgagCAACTTGCTCGAACGTGCGTGTTAGTGGCCATTGATGGGAAGGTTGCTGGAGCTTTTGCTGTAACTGATCCAGTGAAGCCGGAGGCTAAGCTTGTCATCTCTTATCTCCGCTCAATGAGCATCTCAAGTGTCATGGTGACCGGTGATAACTTGGCTACTGCAACTGCCATTGCTAATGAGGTTGGCATTGACAAGGTGTTTGCTGAGACTGATCCACTGGGAAAAGCTGACAAGATCAAAGAATTGCAG ATGAAAGGAATGGCTGTGGCAATGGTTGGAGATGGAATAAATGACTCACCAGCTTTAGCTGCAGCAGATGTTGGCATGGCAATTGGTGCTGGCACTGATGTAGCTATAGAAGCAGCCGATATAGTTCTTATCAAGAGTAACTTGGAAGATGTGGTTACAGCCATTGATCTCTCTAGAAAGACTATGTCCCGAATCCGGCTTAACTATGTTTGGGCCCTTGGCTACAACATCCTTGGCATGCCAATCGCTGCTGGAATTTTGTTCCCCTTCACTGGAATTCGCTTACCACCTTGGCTTGCAGGTGCTTGCATGGCTGCTTCATCCATTAGTGTGGTTTGTTCTTCCCTCTTATTGCAGTCTTATAAGAAGCCTTTGCATGCTAGAATGCCATAG
- the LOC142608108 gene encoding uncharacterized protein LOC142608108, giving the protein MDSSGLGGGFLSGPNGAILDLESSIHRHQQTQLGHPLLRHQNHTNVMSGLECDHHPIGLMEEKSSILKGISMNYSKGKAVAPINIPSCNNMSEEDEPSFAEDGNGDNDGGKQGSPWQRMKWTDKVVRLLIVVVACVGDDGTVEGGEGHKRKSGSLQKKGKWKTVSKIMISKGCHVSPQQCEDKFNDLNKRYKRLNDILGRGTSCRVVENPALMDSMPHLTAKAKEDVRKILSSKHLFYKEMCAYHNGQRIPNCQDLDLQGHSLPLGSCSKDNNGSDKEEAEENNDSDDDEMDNEDDINAEGDGERMGEFSGRAKVSEEEGHFWSQSVELESFEAEMAGIFQDPTKSLWERREWVKRQTLQLQEQKVSFQAQALELEKQHFKWLRYCSKKDWELERLRLENDRMKLENERMVLLLREKELEIDFRRSEASIDPTSVGIDRLQGRDQIDLGRHE; this is encoded by the coding sequence ATGGACAGTTCAGGTTTGGGAGGTGGGTTTTTGTCTGGTCCGAATGGGGCGATATTAGACCTTGAATCGTCAATTCATAGACACCAACAGACACAATTGGGTCATCCTTTGTTAAGACATCAAAATCACACGAATGTGATGAGTGGCCTTGAATGTGACCACCACCCCATTGGACTTATGGAAGAGAAAAGCTCGATTTTGAAAGGTATTTCGATGAATTATAGCAAAGGGAAGGCAGTTGCCCCCATTAATATCCCCAGTTGTAACAATATGAGTGAAGAAGATGAGCCGAGTTTTGCGGAAGATGGGAATGGTGACAATGATGGGGGGAAACAGGGGTCACCATGGCAGCGAATGAAATGGACAGATAAAGTGGTTAGGCTTCTTATAGTAGTGGTTGCTTGTGTGGGTGATGATGGTACAGTTGAGGGTGGTGAGGGGCATAAGAGGAAATCGGGGAGTTTACAGAAGAAGGGTAAGTGGAAAACAGTATCAAAGATAATGATAAGCAAGGGTTGTCATGTTTCCCCACAGCAGTGTGAGGACAAGTTTAATGACTTGAACAAGAGGTACAAGAGGTTGAATGATATTCTTGGTAGGGGAACTAGCTGTAGAGTGGTGGAGAACCCTGCTCTTATGGATTCAATGCCTCACCTCACAGCAAAGGCGAAGGAAGATGTTAGAAAGATATTGAGCTCAAAGCACTTGTTTTATAAAGAAATGTGTGCATACCATAATGGGCAGAGGATTCCAAATTGCCAGGATCTTGATCTACAAGGCCATTCCCTGCCTCTAGGGAGTTGCTCAAAAGACAATAATGGGTCAGACAAGGAAGAAGCTGAGGAAAATAAtgatagtgatgatgatgaaatgGATAATGAAGATGATATTAATGCTGAAGGAGATGGGGAGAGGATGGGGGAATTCAGTGGGAGGGCAAAGGTGAGTGAAGAGGAGGGCCATTTCTGGTCACAATCTGTTGAGCTTGAAAGTTTTGAAGCTGAAATGGCTGGGATTTTTCAAGACCCTACAAAGTCATTATGGGAGCGAAGAGAGTGGGTTAAGAGACAGACGTTGCAACTTCAAGAACAAAAAGTCAGCTTCCAGGCTCAAGCTCTTGAGCTTGAGAAACAGCATTTTAAATGGCTTAGATACTGCAGCAAGAAAGACTGGGAGTTGGAAAGGTTGAGGCTGGAGAATGACAGAATGAAACTAGAGAATGAGCGCATGGTATTGCTACTGAGGGAGAAGGAGCTGGAGATAGATTTCAGGAGATCTGAAGCATCCATAGACCCTACTTCTGTTGGCATTGACAGACTGCAAGGAAGAGATCAGATTGACTTGGGCAGGCATGAATAG